The following are from one region of the Dermacentor albipictus isolate Rhodes 1998 colony chromosome 5, USDA_Dalb.pri_finalv2, whole genome shotgun sequence genome:
- the LOC135913245 gene encoding uncharacterized protein isoform X2: MSLPTHSRPQILAMDQFAAAVRDVNQDPMLKCLTATRIDLNLEVPSATFLWSFNRNDSATRKNATLHFTKGPSIDTANIVVDNDTAHPDVVRYLYADHAVTCAIMELRYFGYQCTLWVRNTTKHSVSKKCFKAHAKLCANGVSLYDKNTCGDF, translated from the exons ACCGCAGATTTTGGCTATGGATCAGTTTGCCGCGGCGGTAAGGGACGTAAATCAAGACCCCATGTTGAAATGTCTGACAGCGACTCGAATCGACCTCAACCTTGAAGTCCCGTCAGCGACCTTCCTGTGGTCATTCAACAGAAATGACAGCGCTACAAG AAAGAACGCCACGCTCCATTTCACAAAAGGGCCATCAATCGACACTGCCAACATAGTGGTGGACAATG ACACCGCTCATCCGGATGTTGTTCGCTACCTCTACGCCGACCACGCTGTGACGTGCGCCATCATGGAACTGCGCTACTTTGGCTATC AATGTACGCTCTGGGTTCGCAACACGACCAAGCACTCTGTTTCGAAGAAATGCTTTAAGGCGCACGCCAAGCTCTGCGCAAATGGTGTTTCGCTGTATGACAAAAATACCTGCGGAGACTTTTAA